One Aegilops tauschii subsp. strangulata cultivar AL8/78 chromosome 7, Aet v6.0, whole genome shotgun sequence genomic window carries:
- the LOC141027280 gene encoding uncharacterized protein, whose amino-acid sequence MDAFRDTIDTCGLADIGYQGTPWTFEKRVTGGTYTRVRLDRCVASPEWSLAFPSAKLEHKNTASSDHAATLLTLADDAFNVRPRSFRYELMWERHPDFMDMPGRSGPNHLETKVMDRLVELYHREEILWRQRARIEWLSHGDKNTYFFHLRASRRRRKNKIKALQHPDGGLTEDTGEMEDMVNSFYQHLYNSEGVHDMERVIGTVSRKVMDEMNAQLDAPYSQQEVKDALF is encoded by the exons ATGGATGCATTCCGGGACACAATCGACACTTGTGGTTTAGCAGATATTGGATATCAGGGGACTCCGTGGACGTTTGAAAAGAGGGTCACAGGTGGCACCTATACCAGGGTAAGGCTGGATCGGTGTGTTGCTTCGCCAGAGTGGTCTTTGGCTTTCCCATCAGCAAAGCTTGAACACAAGAACACGGCCAGCTCGGACCATGCAGCAACCCTCCTAACTTTGGCTGATGATGCTTTTAATGTTCGGCCACGATCGTTTAGGTACGAGCTTATGTGGGAGCGACACCCAGATTTTATGGATATG CCAGGCAGGTCAGGGCCGAATCATCTGGAGACGAAGGTGATGGATCGATTGGTGGAACTCTACCACCGTGAAGAGATCTTATGGCGCCAGCGGGCTAGAATTGAGTGGTTATCTCATGGGGACAAAAACACTTACTTCTTCCACTTGAGAGCgagtagaagaagaaggaagaataAGATTAAGGCACTCCAACATCCTGACGGCGGCCTCACGGAGGACACTGGAGAGATGGAGGATATGGTAAATTCGTTCTACCAACACTTATACAACTCTGAGGGAGTTCATGACATGGAGAGAGTAATCGGGACCGTATCACGGAAAGTCATGGATGAGATGAATGCTCAGCTTGATGCGCCCTACTCACAGCAAGAGGTGAAGGACGCCCTGTTTTAG
- the LOC109756034 gene encoding xyloglucan endotransglucosylase/hydrolase protein 31 — translation MASLSMLPAMALLLLAMAVASSDAQPSPGYYPSSRFRPVAFNRGYRNKWGPQHQTLSGDHSAITIWLDKTCGSGFKSKHAYRNGYFATRIKLPAGYTAGTNTAFYLSNNEAHPGFHDEIDMEFLGTIPGEPYTLQTNVYVRGSGDGRIIGREMRFHLWFDPAAGFHNYAILWNPDAITFFVDDVPIRRYERKTELTFPDRPMWAYGSIWDASDWATDHGRYRADYRYQPFVARFDRFVVAGCGPGAPPSCRPARASPVGTGLTRQQYAAMRWAQQRHMVYYYCQDFRRDRSLTPEC, via the exons ATGGCCAGCCTCTCCATGCTCCCGGCCATGGCGCTGCTGCTCCTGGCAATGGCGGTGGCCTCATCCGACGCGCAGCCTTCTCCCGGCTACTACCCGAGCTCGAGGTTCCGGCCAGTGGCGTTCAACCGCGGGTACCGCAACAAGTGGGGCCCGCAGCACCAGACGCTCTCCGGCGACCATTCAGCCATCACCATCTGGCTCGACAAGACCTGCG GGAGCGGGTTCAAGTCGAAGCATGCGTACAGGAACGGCTACTTCGCCACCCGCATCAAGCTCCCCGCCGGCTACACCGCCGGCACCAACACCGCCTTCTAC CTGTCCAACAACGAGGCACACCCGGGGTTCCACGACGAGATCGACATGGAGTTCCTGGGCACCATCCCCGGCGAGCCCTACACGCTGCAGACCAACGTGTACGTCCGCGGCAGCGGCGACGGGCGGATCATCGGGCGGGAGATGCGGTTCCACCTCTGGTTCGACCCCGCCGCCGGCTTCCACAACTACGCCATCCTCTGGAACCCGGACGCCATCACCTTCTTCGTGGACGACGTGCCCATCCGGCGGTACGAGCGCAAGACGGAGCTCACCTTCCCCGACCGCCCGATGTGGGCGTACGGCTCCATCTGGGACGCCTCCGATTGGGCCACCGACCACGGCAGGTACAGGGCGGACTACCGCTACCAGCCGTTCGTGGCGCGCTTCGACCGCTTCGTGGTCGCCGGGTGCGGGCCCGGCGCCCCGCCCTCTTGCCGCCCGGCCCGGGCGTCCCCCGTCGGCACGGGGCTCACGCGGCAGCAGTACGCGGCGATgcggtgggcgcagcagcgccaCATGGTCTACTACTACTGCCAGGACTTCCGGAGGGACCGCTCGCTCACGCCGGAGTGCTGA